One window of the Amia ocellicauda isolate fAmiCal2 chromosome 18, fAmiCal2.hap1, whole genome shotgun sequence genome contains the following:
- the nadka gene encoding NAD kinase isoform X1 codes for MMESSKEVARPRRAPESGLESQGYCCAACDGGELHSRGQPSRGRAKARSLSASPALGSSADFSGHRGDTHCRILQDTSAVLRTRSLHGPSPVTKFGPKACMLQNPKAVMHIQDPASQRLTWNKPPKSVLVIKKIRDASLLEPFKQLCIFLTEVKGMIVYVERKVLEDPAIMGDESFGVVKKKFCTFREDYDDISDRVDFIICLGGDGTLLYASSLFQESVPPVMAFHLGSLGFLTPFNFDSYQSQVNQIIEGNAAIILRSRLKVKVVKEHREKKTSNQGGVDEKGLIVTNGDTDTTRNNMQYQVLNEVVVDRGPSSYLSNVDLFLDGHLITTVQGDGVIVSTPTGSTAYAVAAGASMIHPNVPAIMITPICPHSLSFRPIVVPAGVELKIMLSPDARNTAWVSFDGRKRQEVCHGDSITITTSCFPVPSICFRDPVNDWFESLAQCLHWNVRKKQNHLISEEEEEF; via the exons ATGATGGAGAGCAGTAAAGAGGTGGCGCGGCCCAGGAGGGCACCGGAGTCTGGCCTGGAGTCCCAGGGCTACTGCTGCGCAGCCTGCGATGGCGGGGAGCTGCACAGCCGTGGACAACCCAGCCGGGGCAGAGCCAAGGCCCGCAGCCTGTCCGCCTCACCTGCCCTGGGCTCCTCCGCTGACTTCAG TGGTCATAGAGGCGATACACATTGCAGAATTTTACAAGACACCTCAGCTGTACT GAGGACACGCTCTCTCCATGGACCAAGTCCTGTGACCAAATTCGGACCAAAAGCCTGTATGCTGCAAAACCCCAAAGCAGTGAT GCACATTCAGGATCCGGCAAGCCAGCGGTTAACATGGAACAAACCTCCTAAAAGTGTCCTTGTCATTAAAAAGATTCGAGATGCCAGTCTCCTTGAGCCTTTTAAACAGCTCTGCATATTCCTCACTGAG gtGAAGGGTATGATTGTTTACGTGGAGAGGaaagtcctggaggaccccgcCATCATGGGTGATGAGAGTTTCGGTGTGGTGAAGAAGAAGTTCTGCACTTTCAGAGAAG ACTACGATGATATTTCGGATCGGGTGGATTTTATCATCTGTCTAGGAGGAGATGGGACATTGCTATATGCGTCCTCTTTATTCCAG gagAGCGTTCCTCCAGTCATGGCCTTCCATCTGGGCTCTTTAGGATTCCTGACACCCTTCAACTTCGATTCCTATCAGTCTCAGGTCAATCAGATTATTGAAG GCAATGCAGCCATCATCCTACGAAGCAGGCTGAAAGTGAAGGTTGTGAAGGAGCACAGGGAGAAAAAGACCTCCAATCAGGGGGGAGTGGACGAGAAGGGGCTTATCGTGACGAACGGAGATACGGATACGACCAGAAACAATATGCAGTATCAG GTGCTAAATGAAGTGGTGGTGGACCGAGGGCCTTCTTCCTATCTCTCTAATGTTGACCTCTTTCTGGATGGACACCTGATAACTACAGTACAGGGAGATG GTGTGATCGTGTCCACTCCAACAGGCAGCACGGCCTACGCCGTGGCAGCAGGAGCCTCCATGATCCACCCCAATGTCCCCGCGATCATGATCACGCCAATCTGCCCCCACTCCCTCTCCTTCAGGCCCATCGTGGTGCCGGCAGGAGTGGAGCTCAAG ATCATGCTTTCCCCAGATGCTCGAAACACCGCTTGGGTTTCCTTTGATGGGAGAAAACGACAGGAAGTCTGCCATGGAGACAG CATCACCATCACTACCTCCTGCTTCCCGGTTCCGTCAATCTGCTTCCGGGACCCTGTGAACGACTGGTTTGAGAGTCTAGCTCAATGTTTACACTGGAACGTCAGGAAGAAACAGAATCACTTGAtctcggaggaggaggaggagttttGA
- the nadka gene encoding NAD kinase isoform X2, translating into MMESSKEVARPRRAPESGLESQGYCCAACDGGELHSRGQPSRGRAKARSLSASPALGSSADFRRTRSLHGPSPVTKFGPKACMLQNPKAVMHIQDPASQRLTWNKPPKSVLVIKKIRDASLLEPFKQLCIFLTEVKGMIVYVERKVLEDPAIMGDESFGVVKKKFCTFREDYDDISDRVDFIICLGGDGTLLYASSLFQESVPPVMAFHLGSLGFLTPFNFDSYQSQVNQIIEGNAAIILRSRLKVKVVKEHREKKTSNQGGVDEKGLIVTNGDTDTTRNNMQYQVLNEVVVDRGPSSYLSNVDLFLDGHLITTVQGDGVIVSTPTGSTAYAVAAGASMIHPNVPAIMITPICPHSLSFRPIVVPAGVELKIMLSPDARNTAWVSFDGRKRQEVCHGDSITITTSCFPVPSICFRDPVNDWFESLAQCLHWNVRKKQNHLISEEEEEF; encoded by the exons ATGATGGAGAGCAGTAAAGAGGTGGCGCGGCCCAGGAGGGCACCGGAGTCTGGCCTGGAGTCCCAGGGCTACTGCTGCGCAGCCTGCGATGGCGGGGAGCTGCACAGCCGTGGACAACCCAGCCGGGGCAGAGCCAAGGCCCGCAGCCTGTCCGCCTCACCTGCCCTGGGCTCCTCCGCTGACTTCAG GAGGACACGCTCTCTCCATGGACCAAGTCCTGTGACCAAATTCGGACCAAAAGCCTGTATGCTGCAAAACCCCAAAGCAGTGAT GCACATTCAGGATCCGGCAAGCCAGCGGTTAACATGGAACAAACCTCCTAAAAGTGTCCTTGTCATTAAAAAGATTCGAGATGCCAGTCTCCTTGAGCCTTTTAAACAGCTCTGCATATTCCTCACTGAG gtGAAGGGTATGATTGTTTACGTGGAGAGGaaagtcctggaggaccccgcCATCATGGGTGATGAGAGTTTCGGTGTGGTGAAGAAGAAGTTCTGCACTTTCAGAGAAG ACTACGATGATATTTCGGATCGGGTGGATTTTATCATCTGTCTAGGAGGAGATGGGACATTGCTATATGCGTCCTCTTTATTCCAG gagAGCGTTCCTCCAGTCATGGCCTTCCATCTGGGCTCTTTAGGATTCCTGACACCCTTCAACTTCGATTCCTATCAGTCTCAGGTCAATCAGATTATTGAAG GCAATGCAGCCATCATCCTACGAAGCAGGCTGAAAGTGAAGGTTGTGAAGGAGCACAGGGAGAAAAAGACCTCCAATCAGGGGGGAGTGGACGAGAAGGGGCTTATCGTGACGAACGGAGATACGGATACGACCAGAAACAATATGCAGTATCAG GTGCTAAATGAAGTGGTGGTGGACCGAGGGCCTTCTTCCTATCTCTCTAATGTTGACCTCTTTCTGGATGGACACCTGATAACTACAGTACAGGGAGATG GTGTGATCGTGTCCACTCCAACAGGCAGCACGGCCTACGCCGTGGCAGCAGGAGCCTCCATGATCCACCCCAATGTCCCCGCGATCATGATCACGCCAATCTGCCCCCACTCCCTCTCCTTCAGGCCCATCGTGGTGCCGGCAGGAGTGGAGCTCAAG ATCATGCTTTCCCCAGATGCTCGAAACACCGCTTGGGTTTCCTTTGATGGGAGAAAACGACAGGAAGTCTGCCATGGAGACAG CATCACCATCACTACCTCCTGCTTCCCGGTTCCGTCAATCTGCTTCCGGGACCCTGTGAACGACTGGTTTGAGAGTCTAGCTCAATGTTTACACTGGAACGTCAGGAAGAAACAGAATCACTTGAtctcggaggaggaggaggagttttGA
- the nadka gene encoding NAD kinase isoform X3, whose product MQKTMKITQCVRDGTSGDRNNNWLWKWHIQDPASQRLTWNKPPKSVLVIKKIRDASLLEPFKQLCIFLTEVKGMIVYVERKVLEDPAIMGDESFGVVKKKFCTFREDYDDISDRVDFIICLGGDGTLLYASSLFQESVPPVMAFHLGSLGFLTPFNFDSYQSQVNQIIEGNAAIILRSRLKVKVVKEHREKKTSNQGGVDEKGLIVTNGDTDTTRNNMQYQVLNEVVVDRGPSSYLSNVDLFLDGHLITTVQGDGVIVSTPTGSTAYAVAAGASMIHPNVPAIMITPICPHSLSFRPIVVPAGVELKIMLSPDARNTAWVSFDGRKRQEVCHGDSITITTSCFPVPSICFRDPVNDWFESLAQCLHWNVRKKQNHLISEEEEEF is encoded by the exons ATGCAGAAGACAATGAAAATCACACAGTGCGTACGAGATGGAACTTCGGGGGACAGAAATAACAACTGGTTGTGGAAATG GCACATTCAGGATCCGGCAAGCCAGCGGTTAACATGGAACAAACCTCCTAAAAGTGTCCTTGTCATTAAAAAGATTCGAGATGCCAGTCTCCTTGAGCCTTTTAAACAGCTCTGCATATTCCTCACTGAG gtGAAGGGTATGATTGTTTACGTGGAGAGGaaagtcctggaggaccccgcCATCATGGGTGATGAGAGTTTCGGTGTGGTGAAGAAGAAGTTCTGCACTTTCAGAGAAG ACTACGATGATATTTCGGATCGGGTGGATTTTATCATCTGTCTAGGAGGAGATGGGACATTGCTATATGCGTCCTCTTTATTCCAG gagAGCGTTCCTCCAGTCATGGCCTTCCATCTGGGCTCTTTAGGATTCCTGACACCCTTCAACTTCGATTCCTATCAGTCTCAGGTCAATCAGATTATTGAAG GCAATGCAGCCATCATCCTACGAAGCAGGCTGAAAGTGAAGGTTGTGAAGGAGCACAGGGAGAAAAAGACCTCCAATCAGGGGGGAGTGGACGAGAAGGGGCTTATCGTGACGAACGGAGATACGGATACGACCAGAAACAATATGCAGTATCAG GTGCTAAATGAAGTGGTGGTGGACCGAGGGCCTTCTTCCTATCTCTCTAATGTTGACCTCTTTCTGGATGGACACCTGATAACTACAGTACAGGGAGATG GTGTGATCGTGTCCACTCCAACAGGCAGCACGGCCTACGCCGTGGCAGCAGGAGCCTCCATGATCCACCCCAATGTCCCCGCGATCATGATCACGCCAATCTGCCCCCACTCCCTCTCCTTCAGGCCCATCGTGGTGCCGGCAGGAGTGGAGCTCAAG ATCATGCTTTCCCCAGATGCTCGAAACACCGCTTGGGTTTCCTTTGATGGGAGAAAACGACAGGAAGTCTGCCATGGAGACAG CATCACCATCACTACCTCCTGCTTCCCGGTTCCGTCAATCTGCTTCCGGGACCCTGTGAACGACTGGTTTGAGAGTCTAGCTCAATGTTTACACTGGAACGTCAGGAAGAAACAGAATCACTTGAtctcggaggaggaggaggagttttGA